From a region of the Candidatus Goldiibacteriota bacterium genome:
- a CDS encoding transglycosylase domain-containing protein — MTLLRLKAIIIVQCAFAYIIGFFTVMNAILPDISKIKTRVTIKVYNGKTFTNRAVSPYSKNFVRSVELPKYVTGAIIAAEDGSFFRHKGINIDETLRAARYDLLHLKLKYGGSTITQQLVKNAYLTKEKTIKRKLIEAITAVRVENKLTKRQILDYYINIAEFGKGIYGIRQASKVYFDKYPHELTPKEAAILAVVIPQPKARGKELLTKQKEEFQKRRVARIIARMKLRGYIKDSGA; from the coding sequence GTGACACTTTTGCGTTTAAAAGCAATTATTATAGTTCAATGCGCGTTTGCTTATATTATAGGCTTTTTTACTGTTATGAACGCCATACTGCCGGACATAAGTAAAATAAAAACAAGAGTGACCATAAAAGTTTACAACGGCAAAACATTTACAAATCGCGCTGTTTCGCCTTATTCCAAAAATTTTGTCCGCTCCGTTGAACTTCCCAAATATGTTACAGGCGCGATAATTGCGGCGGAAGATGGAAGTTTTTTCAGGCATAAAGGTATTAATATCGACGAAACTTTAAGGGCGGCAAGATACGATTTGCTTCATCTTAAATTAAAATACGGCGGCAGCACAATTACGCAGCAGCTTGTAAAAAACGCGTATTTGACCAAAGAAAAAACAATTAAGAGAAAGTTAATAGAAGCAATAACCGCGGTACGAGTTGAAAATAAACTTACAAAAAGGCAGATACTTGATTACTACATAAATATCGCGGAATTTGGAAAAGGGATTTATGGTATCAGGCAGGCTTCAAAGGTATATTTTGATAAATATCCGCATGAACTTACGCCTAAAGAAGCGGCCATACTTGCTGTTGTAATCCCGCAGCCAAAGGCAAGAGGAAAAGAACTGCTGACAAAACAGAAAGAAGAGTTTCAGAAAAGGCGTGTTGCCAGGATAATAGCAAGAATGAAACTGCGCGGTTACATAAAAGACAGCGGAGCGTAA